The Pleuronectes platessa chromosome 11, fPlePla1.1, whole genome shotgun sequence genome includes a window with the following:
- the slirp gene encoding SRA stem-loop-interacting RNA-binding protein, mitochondrial has product MAAPAKKVFEVFVSKIPWTVASKEMREYFVQFGSVKKCLLPFDKETGFHRGFCWVGFSTEEGLNNAIEKDPHILEGAKLQVQRNRRPFAGQKSNKGSEPE; this is encoded by the exons ATGGCGGCGCCAGCTAAGAAAGTTTTCGAGGTCTTCGTGTCTAAAATACCTTGGACCGTAGCCAGCA aggagatgagagagtaCTTTGTGCAGTTTGGCTCAGTGAAGAAGTGCCTTCTACCATTT GATAAAGAAACAGGCTTCCACAGAGGCTTCTGCTGGGTTGGATTCTCGACAGAGGAGGGACTGAACAATGCAATTGAGAAAGACCCACATATTCTGGAGGGAGCCAAG CTCCAGGTTCAGAGGAACAGACGGCCATTTGCAGGGCAGAAATCCAACAAAGGCAGTGAACCTGAGTGA